Proteins co-encoded in one Oncorhynchus kisutch isolate 150728-3 linkage group LG1, Okis_V2, whole genome shotgun sequence genomic window:
- the yju2b gene encoding coiled-coil domain-containing protein 130 homolog isoform X2 — protein sequence MGERKGQNHYYPPDFDPQKHGSLNGYHGTHALRERARKLSQGILIIRFEMPYNIWCDGCKNHIGMGVRYNAEKKKVGNYYTTPIYRFRMKCHLCVNYIEMQTDPATCDYVIVCGAQRKEERWDMADNEQILTTERSEKEKLETDPMYKLDHGGKDKEKLRKALPSLSELQDHQAGWKDDFILNSKLRRKFRTEKKVMAEEEEKDNAVRKRTNLSIPLLPEKEEDKKLAALLTYTAPDSYDDRQNYKRKEISSRSWFSSPTLPPGSAAGSLLQKLGLQGKGAAVAKALGPQVSSPNPHSLIRRRTEGSGNKPEAYATVTRRKSDPGTNDLGNSLSPEGKELQVAQTQRTGGTDLGVAQPEQRQEMVETHMRSLEMQILNTTTEEEDRGRSKGEDCGTVLEDHDSGCSGVLRTSLVADYSDSSDSDPGV from the exons ATG GGTGAGAGGAAAGGACAAAACCATTACTACCCTCCGGACTTCGACCCACAGAAG catGGCTCCCTCAATGGTTACCATGGAACCCATGCTCTACGAGAGAGGGCCAGGAAACTGTCCCAGGGTATCCTCATCATCCG GTTTGAGATGCCCTATAATATCTGGTGTGATGGCTGCAAGAATCACATCGGCATGG GTGTACGTTATAACGCTGAGAAGAAGAAAGTGGGGAACTACTACACCACGCCAATCTACAG GTTCCGGATGAAGTGTCACCTGTGTGTGAACTACATTGAGATGCAGACAGACCCGGCCACCTGTGATTACGTCATCGTGTGCGGCGCGCagcggaaggaggagagatgggacaTGGCTGACAATGAACAGATCCTCACTACAG AGCGTAGTGAGAAGGAGAAGTTAGAGACAGACCCCATGTATAAGCTGGACCATGGTGGTAAGGACAAGGAGAAACTGAGGAAggctcttccctctctatctgagCTACAGGATCATCAGGCTGGATGGAAGGACGACTTCATACTCAACAGCAAGCTCCGCAGGAAGTTCAGG ACTGAGAAGAAAGTgatggcggaggaggaggagaaagacaaCGCCGTGAGAAAGAGGACAAATCTGTCCATCCCTCTGCTGCCTGAGAAAGAGGAGGACAAGAAACTAGCAGCACTGCTCACCTACACAGCTCCTGACT CCTACGATGACAGGCAGAACTACAAGCGGAAGGAGATCTCTAGCCGCTCCTGGTTCAGTTCCCCCACTCTGCCACCAGGTAGCGCTGCAGGCAGCCTACTTCAGAAGCTGGGCCTACAGGGGAAAGGTGCTGCTGTGGCCAAAGCCCTGGGTCCCCAAGTCTCCTCCCCTAACCCACACAGTCTCATAAGGAG GAGGACCGAGGGCTCTGGGAACAAACCAGAGGCCTACGCTACAGTCACACGCAGGAAATCAGACCCAGGAACCAATGATCTGGGAAACAGTCTCTCGCCGGAGGGGAAGGAGTTACAGGTTGCACAAACACAAAGGACTGGGGGGACAGATTTGGGAGTTGCACAGCCTGAGCAGAGACAAGAAATGGTTGAAACTCACATGAGATCTCTGGAGATGCAGATTCTTAAcaccaccacagaagaagaggACAGAGGACGATCGAAAGGAGAGGATTGTGGGACAGTACTGGAGGACCATGACAGTGGTTGCTCTGGGGTGTTGAGGACGTCACTGGTTGCAGACTACAGTGACTCCTCCG
- the yju2b gene encoding coiled-coil domain-containing protein 130 homolog isoform X1, with amino-acid sequence MGERKGQNHYYPPDFDPQKHGSLNGYHGTHALRERARKLSQGILIIRFEMPYNIWCDGCKNHIGMGVRYNAEKKKVGNYYTTPIYRFRMKCHLCVNYIEMQTDPATCDYVIVCGAQRKEERWDMADNEQILTTGLLVFPLSLMCSLLFSPTPLISLSLPPANTLPSFPVLLPLCVSPERSEKEKLETDPMYKLDHGGKDKEKLRKALPSLSELQDHQAGWKDDFILNSKLRRKFRTEKKVMAEEEEKDNAVRKRTNLSIPLLPEKEEDKKLAALLTYTAPDSYDDRQNYKRKEISSRSWFSSPTLPPGSAAGSLLQKLGLQGKGAAVAKALGPQVSSPNPHSLIRRRTEGSGNKPEAYATVTRRKSDPGTNDLGNSLSPEGKELQVAQTQRTGGTDLGVAQPEQRQEMVETHMRSLEMQILNTTTEEEDRGRSKGEDCGTVLEDHDSGCSGVLRTSLVADYSDSSDSDPGV; translated from the exons ATG GGTGAGAGGAAAGGACAAAACCATTACTACCCTCCGGACTTCGACCCACAGAAG catGGCTCCCTCAATGGTTACCATGGAACCCATGCTCTACGAGAGAGGGCCAGGAAACTGTCCCAGGGTATCCTCATCATCCG GTTTGAGATGCCCTATAATATCTGGTGTGATGGCTGCAAGAATCACATCGGCATGG GTGTACGTTATAACGCTGAGAAGAAGAAAGTGGGGAACTACTACACCACGCCAATCTACAG GTTCCGGATGAAGTGTCACCTGTGTGTGAACTACATTGAGATGCAGACAGACCCGGCCACCTGTGATTACGTCATCGTGTGCGGCGCGCagcggaaggaggagagatgggacaTGGCTGACAATGAACAGATCCTCACTACAG GCCTCCTTGTCTTCCCTTTATCTCTCATGTGCTCTCTTCTTTTCTCACCTACCCCACttatttccctctctctaccacccgccaataccctcccctcctttcctgtcctgctccctctgtgtgtctccccagAGCGTAGTGAGAAGGAGAAGTTAGAGACAGACCCCATGTATAAGCTGGACCATGGTGGTAAGGACAAGGAGAAACTGAGGAAggctcttccctctctatctgagCTACAGGATCATCAGGCTGGATGGAAGGACGACTTCATACTCAACAGCAAGCTCCGCAGGAAGTTCAGG ACTGAGAAGAAAGTgatggcggaggaggaggagaaagacaaCGCCGTGAGAAAGAGGACAAATCTGTCCATCCCTCTGCTGCCTGAGAAAGAGGAGGACAAGAAACTAGCAGCACTGCTCACCTACACAGCTCCTGACT CCTACGATGACAGGCAGAACTACAAGCGGAAGGAGATCTCTAGCCGCTCCTGGTTCAGTTCCCCCACTCTGCCACCAGGTAGCGCTGCAGGCAGCCTACTTCAGAAGCTGGGCCTACAGGGGAAAGGTGCTGCTGTGGCCAAAGCCCTGGGTCCCCAAGTCTCCTCCCCTAACCCACACAGTCTCATAAGGAG GAGGACCGAGGGCTCTGGGAACAAACCAGAGGCCTACGCTACAGTCACACGCAGGAAATCAGACCCAGGAACCAATGATCTGGGAAACAGTCTCTCGCCGGAGGGGAAGGAGTTACAGGTTGCACAAACACAAAGGACTGGGGGGACAGATTTGGGAGTTGCACAGCCTGAGCAGAGACAAGAAATGGTTGAAACTCACATGAGATCTCTGGAGATGCAGATTCTTAAcaccaccacagaagaagaggACAGAGGACGATCGAAAGGAGAGGATTGTGGGACAGTACTGGAGGACCATGACAGTGGTTGCTCTGGGGTGTTGAGGACGTCACTGGTTGCAGACTACAGTGACTCCTCCG